A single genomic interval of Malania oleifera isolate guangnan ecotype guangnan chromosome 11, ASM2987363v1, whole genome shotgun sequence harbors:
- the LOC131167853 gene encoding IQ domain-containing protein IQM6 — MGANFSCPSFDDLDSQFDAVLMRSISFGNDDHMDGPFRSISFNGRDSEPVIMRSYCSGKMIFEGSLSFKARELETMMSIKTPSSAKENKVFVQSLSFNNKDVDDDQSPTPDSVPGKKPPSAVGNHRYQAALKLQKVYKSFRTRRQLADCAVLVEQKWWKLLDFAELKRSSISFFDIEKPETAVSRWSRARTRAAKVGKGLSKDEKARKLALQHWLEAIDPRHRYGHNLQFYYVKWLHCDSKQPFFYWLDIGEGKEVNLVDRCPRTKLQQQCIKYLGPTEREAYEVDVENGKFFNKQTGKLLDTTGGPKDAKWIFVLSTSKTLYVGLKNKGTFQHSSFLAGGATLAAGRLVVEDGILKAVWPHSGHYLPTEENFQEFMSFLMEHNVDLANVKKNPTDEEEESSNKKGSRSFHQRNSSKRELYQDAEGTDSRNSAQDETNSGKQDANAVGNPELPKSRLSRRFCSKIARLKIPEKNDVVEMFKEELPPGPSCTTSTIDSPSDDGYETAEESFLSEEDFIVAKMNLFGEDDENNGEEEPPITKETILQRINSHRRTKSYQLAQRLSSKWTTGAGPRIGCMRDYPSRLQFRVLEQANLSPRLSRSKNARGFCQNVLTPTIFSEERIALKQKHQISMGRSSLASVQGILSQTRTP; from the exons ATGGGGGCAAATTTTTCTTGCCCATCTTTTGATGATTTGGATAGTCAATTCGATGCTGTCCTCATGAGATCGATCAGTTTTGGGAATGATGATCATATGGACGGTCCTTTTCGATCTATAAGTTTCAATGGTCGTGATTCTGAACCAGTCATAATGAGATCATACTGTTCAGGGAAGATGATATTTGAAGGATCTCTTAGTTTTAAAGCCAGGGAACTAGAGACCATGATGTCAATAAAGACTCCTTCATCTGCTAAAGAAAACAAGGTGTTTGTTCAATCATTGAGCTTCAATAACAAAGATGTTGACGATGACCAATCGCCAACACCAGACAGTGTTCCGGGAAAAAAGCCCCCTTCTGCAGTGGGAAATCACAGATACCAGGCTGCATTGAAGCTGCAGAAGGTGTACAAAAGTTTCCGAACAAGAAGGCAGCTGGCAGATTGTGCAGTTCTTGTGGAGCAGAAATG gTGGAAACTGCTAGATTTTGCAGAACTCAAGCGGAGTTCTATATCCTTCTTTGACATTGAGAAACCTGAGACGGCAGTTTCACGTTGGTCTAGAGCCAGAACCCGAGCTGCCAAG GTGGGAAAAGGTTTGTCGAAGGATGAAAAGGCCAGGAAACTTGCTTTACAGCATTGGCTTGAGGCA ATTGATCCTCGACATCGTTATGGGCATAATCTTCAATTTTATTATGTCAAATGGCTTCACTGTGATAGCAAACAGCCTTTCTTCTACTG GCTTGATATAGGAGAAGGAAAAGAAGTCAATCTTGTGGATAGATGCCCTCGAACGAAGCTTCAACAGCAATGCATCAAGTATCTTGGTCCG ACAGAACGGGAGGCTTATGAAGTTGATGTAGAGAATGGGAAGTTCTTCAACAAGCAAACGGGGAAGCTTCTCGACACAACAGGAGGACCCAAAGATGCAAAGTGGATTTTTGTCCTGAGCACTTCGAAAACATTGTATGTTGGGTTGAAGAACAAAGGCACATTTCAGCATTCAAGTTTTTTGGCTGGAGGAGCCACATTGGCTGCCGGGAGATTAGTAGTAGAGGATGGCATTCTGAAG GCAGTTTGGCCTCACAGTGGGCATTATCTCCCAACAGAGGAAAATTTTCAGGAATTCATGTCTTTCCTTATGGAACACAACGTAGATCTTGCTAATGTAAAG AAAAACCCCACTGATGAGGAAGAAGAGTCCTCTAACAAAAAGGGAAGCCGCAGTTTCCATCAAAGAAACTCAAGCAAACGAGAGTTATACCAAGATGCTGAAGGAACTGATTCCAGAAACTCAGCTCAGGATGAAACCAATTCAGGAAAACAGGATGCCAATGCTGTAGGAAATCCAGAGCTGCCTAAGTCAAGATTGTCCAGGAGATTCTGCTCAAAGATAGCAAGACTTAAAATACCAGAGAAAAATGACGTGGTAGAGATGTTTAAGGAAGAGCTGCCTCCAGGACCAAGTTGCACCACTTCTACCATAGACTCTCCGTCGGATGATGGCTATGAGACAGCAGAAGAGTCATTTCTATCTGAGGAAGACTTCATAGTTGCCAAGATGAACTTGTTTGGTGAAGACGATGAAAATAATGGAGAAGAGGAACCCCCCATTACAAAAGAAACAATTCTTCAGAGAATAAATTCACATAGAAGAACAAAGTCATATCAGCTGGCTCAGAGATTATCAAGTAAATGGACAACGGGGGCAGGGCCACGGATTGGTTGCATGAGAGACTACCCTTCAAGACTCCAGTTTCGGGTTTTAGAGCAAGCAAACTTGTCTCCGAGACTGTCTCGATCTAAAAATGCAAGGGGTTTTTGCCAAAATGTCTTAACTCCAACTATTTTTTCTGAAGAGAGAATAGCTCTGAAACAGAAACACCAAATCTCAATGGGCAGAAGTTCACTTGCTTCAGTGCAGGGGATTTTGTCTCAAACAAGAACACCATAG